From Passer domesticus isolate bPasDom1 chromosome 5, bPasDom1.hap1, whole genome shotgun sequence, the proteins below share one genomic window:
- the RASD2 gene encoding GTP-binding protein Rhes: MMKTMSGGNCNLNVPAKNSYRMVVLGASRVGKSSIVSRFLNGRFEDQYTPTIEDFHRKVYNIRGDMYQLDILDTSGNHPFPAMRRLSILTGDVFILVFSLDNRESFDEVKRLQKQILEVKSCLKNKTKESADLPMVICGNKNDHSEIYRKVRTDEGENLVSSDENCAYFEVSAKKNTNVDEMFYVLFSMAKLPHEMSPSLHRKISIQYSDTFQQKSFRMRRVKDMDAYGMISPFARRPSVNSDLKYIKSKVLREGQSREREKCTVQ, translated from the exons ATGATGAAGACTATGTCTGGTGGAAACTGCAACCTGAACGTGCCGGCCAAGAACTCGTACCGCATGGTGGTGCTGGGAGCCTCCCGGGTGGGGAAAAGCTCCATCGTCTCACGCTTCCTCAACGGCCGCTTCGAGGACCAGTACACCCCCACCATCGAGGACTTCCATCGCAAGGTCTACAACATACGGGGAGACATGTATCAGCTGGACATCCTGGACACCTCTGGGAATCACCCTTTCCCTGCCATGAGGAGGCTTTCCATCCTAACAG ggGATGTTTTCATCCTGGTATTCAGCCTGGACAACAGAGAATCCTTTGATGAGGTCAAGCGACTCCAGAAACAGATCCTTGAGGTCAAATCCTGCCTGAAGAACAAGACCAAGGAATCAGCTGACCTCCCCATGGTGATCTGTGGCAACAAAAATGACCACAGTGAAATCTATCGCAAGGTACGCACCGACGAAGGCGAGAATCTTGTCTCCAGTGATGAAAACTGTGCTTACTTTGAAGTGTCAGCCAAGAAGAACACCAATGTAGATGAGATGTTTTATGTCCTCTTCAGTATGGCCAAGCTACCTCATGAAATGAGCCCTTCCCTCCATAGGAAAATCTCCATCCAGTATAGTGACACTTTCCAACAAAAATCCTTCCGGATGCGCCGAGTCAAGGACATGGATGCCTATGGCATGATCTCTCCCTTCGCACGCCGGCCGAGTGTCAACAGTGACCTGAAGTACATCAAATCAAAGGTTCTCAGGGAAGGGCAGtccagggagagagagaaatgcACAGTCCAGTGA